GTCATTTCTGCCAATCCTCCTATGTTAATCTTTTCTCCTGTAAACAGAGGAAAAGATGCTTCTAAAAAAGATACTTTGCTTAATATAGAAGAAACAAAAGAAGTTGTAATTAATATAGTTAATTATGAGATGGTGCAACAAATGTCTTTAAGCAGTGCGGATTACCCAAGGGGCGTAAATGAGTTTGAAAAAGCAGGTTTTACTATGCTTGAATCAGAAAAAATAAAACCCTTTAGAGTAAAAGAAGCACCTGTTCAGTTTGAATGTATAGTAAAAGATATTATTCATATTGCTCCTAATGGAGGGGCTGGTAATCTTATTATTTGTGAAATAGTAAAAATGCACTTTAATAAAAATATATTAACGCCTAAAAACAGAATTGACCCTTATAAAATAGATTTAGTAGCACGTGCTGGGGGTAATTTTTACTCACGTGCACAAACAGGATACTTTGAAATAGCAAAACCCTTTGCAGCTTTAGGTATTGGTTTTGAGAATCTTCCAAAAGAAATATTAAACAGTGAAATTTTAAGTGGAAATGATTTAGGAAAACTAGCAAGTGTAGAAGTTTTACCAAAAGAAGAAGAAATAAAAGACTTTAAAAATAATATTAAAAGTGATATAAATAGCCATGAATTAGCAAAAGCCTATTTAGAAAAAGATGAAATAATGAAAGCTTGGCTGGTTTTATTATAAAAATTTAAACAAAGGAAAAACAGTGAATTTTAATAGTGTATTAGATAATTGTAAAACATATGAAGCTGGTAAACCCATTGAATTATTAGTAAGAGAATATGGAATAAATGCAAAAGATGTTATTAAATTAGCAAGCAATGAAAATCCTTATGGAACCTCTCCAAAGGTTGTTAAAAAACTACAAGAATTAAGTTCTAGTGTATTTATGTATCCTGATGATTCGATGTATGAGTTAAAAGAAGCCTTAGCTTCTAAGTATGAAGTAGAAAAAGATAATATTATCATAGGTTCAGGAAGTGATCAGTTATTAAACTTTTGCGTAAAAGCAAAATGTAATGAAAACTCAAAAATGTTAATGAGTAAAACAACTTTTGCTTTGTATGAAATATATGGAAAACAAGTAGGGTGTAAAATTCTTAAAACAAAAGACGATGAGCATAATTTGGCACAATTTTTAGAGGTGTATAAAAAAGAAGGGGCAGATATTATCTTTTTATGTTTACCTAATAATCCTTTAGGTGAGTGTTTGGATAAAAAAGATGTGTATAATTTTTTAAATGAAATAGATTCCAATACTTTGGTAATTGTTGATGGTGCTTATCAAGAATATGCATCTTATAAGGACAAGAATAAAAAAATTAATCCTCATGATTTAATATCTACCTATTCTAACTGTATTTATTTAGGAACATTTTCTAAAGCTTATTCTTTGGGTGGATTAAGAGTTGGTTATGGAATTGCAAGTAAAGAAATTATATCTTATTTACATAAATTAAGACCGCCTTTTAATATTACAAATTTATCTTTAGCAGGAGCAATTGAAGCTTTAAAAGATGAAGAATTTGTAAGTGCTTGTATTGTTAAAAACTTTGAAGAAATGAAACGATATGAAGATTATGCGAAAGAGAAAGGTTTTTCTTTTATTGAGTCTTATACTAATTTTATTACCTTAAAATTTGATGCTTTATATGTGGCTTCAAAAGTAGCAGATGCTTTATTGAAAAAAGGAATAATTATTAGAGACTTATCTCCTTATTCTTTAAATGCAATAAGAATAACAATAGGAAGAAAAGAACAAAATACAAGAGTATTTGAAGTCTTAGATGAGATTTTACCATCGTGTAAATAAATACTAGGTCTTTTTTGGCTAAAAAGACCCTACAATATTAAAGGAATGTTATGAAAGGGAATAGTAAATATACATCCAAATTAATGGATGAAAATGGTTATATAGAGTGGAGTAAAGAAGAAAATGAAACCTGGTCTTTATTAATAAAAAGACAAATGAAATGTATTAAGGGTAAAGCATGTGATGAATTCATTGAAGGCTTAGATAAGTTAAATTTGCCTATGGATAAAATACCTCAGTTAAAAGATGTAAGCGCTGTGATGTATGAAAATACGGGTTGGCTTTGTGAAGCAGTACCTGCACTTATTAGTTTTGATAAATTTTTTGATCTTTTGGCAAATAAGAAGTTTCCAGTGGCTACTTTTATTCGTACAAAAGAAGATTTCGATTATTTAACAGAACCCGATATCTTTCATGAAATTTTTGGACACTGTGGCATGCTTACAAATAAAGCATTTGCAGATTATACCCATAAATTTGGAGTTTTAGGACTTGCTGCATCAAAAGAAGACCGAGTTTATTTAGCAAGATTGTATTGGTTTACTATTGAGTTTGGTTTGATGAAAAAAAACGATGAAATAAAGATATATGGTGGAGGAATTTTATCAAGTCCTAAAGAAACCTTACATATTTATAATAAAGAATCTAAGATTTACGATCTAAACGTTTTAGATGTTTTTAGAACGCCGTATAGAATTGATATTATTCAACCTGTTTATCATGCTATAAATAGTATTGATGATTTGTTTGATATTTCAAATATGGATTTAATGTCTTTGGTAGAAAAAGCAAAAAAACTTGGTTTGTATAAAGCCACTTTTGCTCCCAAAAATAAAATAGCTAGTTAAAGGAAAAAAATGTCTGAATTAAGTATACAAAAATGTGAGGCTTGTAATGCCGACGCACCTAAAGTAAGTGATGAAGAATTGAAAAGTTTAATGAAAATGATTCCTGCTTGGACTCCTATTGTTGTTGATAATGTTATGCAATTACAACGAGTATATAGCTTTAAAAACTTTAAAGAAGCACTTGCTTTTACAAATAAAGTAGGGGTATTAGCTGAAAAAGAGTTCCATCATCCTGGTATTTTAACAGAATGGGGAAAAGTAACGGTTACTTATTGGACTCATGCTATAAAAGGCTTGCATAAAAATGATTTTATATGTGCCGCTAAAACAGAAGACTTACTAACACAATAAATATTATAACAAAACGCTTTATTTAAGTATAAGAGCGTTTTAGCTTAAAACATGGTTTTTTTCTTAGAAATAAGAGAATAAAATAATGCCAAAAAATAACTCAATATTATATTATTAAGTTATTAATACTAATTTATATATTAAAATAAATAATATATATTATATTATATTTTATTAGTAGATATTGTTATATAAGTATATATTATAATTTAAATAATTTATTCTTTGAATGTCATTAAAATGTCATTTAAAGAATTTATAATTAAATAATTAAAATTAAGGAGTGAAGAATTGAATAAGTTTACTAGAATTGGATTTATTCTTGCAGCTGCTGGCTCAGCTGTAGGATTAGGAAATATATGGAAATTCCCTTATGTGACAGGTGAATTTGGAGGAGGAGCATTTGTTATTGTTTATTTATTAGCAATTGTTTTTATTGGTTTGGGTGTATTTATTGCTGAATCACTAATGGGACAACATACAGAAGCTGACGTTTCTACAGCGTTTGTCAAAATGTCGAAATCAAACAATCCAAATTGGAAGTATGCTGGTTTTATGATACTTGCTGGTATGTTGATTCTGTCTTTTTATTCTGTTGTTTTGGGATGGATATTAAATTATGTGGTAACATCTTTTTCTTCTTTGCCTACTGAATCAGGTGCTGCGGGGGCTACTTTTGGTGCTTTAACAAAAGATGTTGGAACTCAAATTTTTTATCATACATTAATTGCAGGAACAGTTATTTTTATTGTATTAAGAGGAATTAAAGAGGGAATAGAAAAAGTAAATTTAATTTTGATGCCCTTATTAGCGGTAATTTTATTTGGATTATTACTTTATGCTATTTCTTTGGACTCTTTTTCAAAAGCAGTTTCTTTTATGTTTGTTGCAGATTGGAGCAAGATTGATGAACATGCACTCTTAGCAGCTCTTGGCCAAGCATTTTTTACTTTATCTTTAGCAACGGGTACTATGTTAACCTATTCTGCATCACTTCCTAAAGATGCAAACTTTGTAAAAACATCATTTACCGTTGCTTTTATTGATACTATGGTTGCTATTGTTTCAGGGCTTATAATTTTTACATTTTTGTTTGAAGCAGGAGCTCCTAGTGCTGCTGGTCCTGGTTTAGTATTTATTTCTTTACCTGTTATTTTCTCTGGTTGGGGAATGTTAGGACAAGTTATTGCGATTTCATTTTTTATTGCTTTGGTTTTTGCAGGAATTACCTCTGCTGTTTCTATGATAGAACCTGCACTACTATTCTTTACAGAACGCTTTAATATGACACGAAAAAAAGCTACTATTTTATGTGGAAGTATTTTTTATTCTCTTGGAATTATTGCTTTATTATCTATGTCAGATGCTTGGGGAGAAAGCTTGACTTTCTTTGGAAAGAATGCTTTTGATTGGATGGATTTCATTTCTTCTTCTATCTTGATGCCTTTAGGTGCAATTGTAACGTGTATCTTTATTGGTTTCTTTGTGGATAAAAATATCTTAGAAGAAAAGTTTGTTAAACATACTTCTATAGTAGTATTTAAGATTTGGTATACTTTAGTTAAATATATTATACCACTTGCAGTACTGTTTTTATTCGCTAATAAACTGGGAATAATTTAAGTTTAAAACAGAATAGTTTGACTAAAAAAGGAGCGCTTACGGTGCTCCTTTTTTTATGCCTAATTTTTATTTCTTAAGTATTTTTATTCCTAATTAACAATAAATTAACAGGCCTTTACTATCATTCTTCAAAAATATGGAGAAAAAATGCAAAGTAAAAATAATTATACAAAACACTTACATAAATGGATGTGGAAGTGGCACTTTATAGCAGGTATTATATTAATGCCTGTTATTTTATTTTTAATAATAACAGGTACACTTTATTTATTTAAAAAAATATACGAAGATTATAGTTTTGCTAGTATGCAAAAAGTACAGCCCTCAGCTATTGTTTTATCGTATGAAAAACAACGCGAAATAGTTGAAAAACATACAGGGATAAAAGTCTCTTTTTTAATAGTTTCAAAAGATAAAAATAAAGCGACTGCTTTTGAAATAGGAAAATGGAGCAAAAAAACGACTGTATATATTAATCAATATACAGGTGAAATCCAAGGAAGTATAAAAATAAAAGATACTTTGATGCATAAAATTAAAAAATTGCATGGAAATCTTCTTCTTGGTTATTATGGAGAAAAAGCAGTTGAACTCACTGCTTCTTGGATGGTGATTTTAATATTAACGGGTTTATATATATGGTGGCCACAAAAAGGCTGGAAATTAAAAGGTTTGTTTTTAATACGAAGAGATGCTGGTAAAAGAATTTTTTATAGGGACCTTCATGCAGTAAGTGCTTTTTGGATGAGTATTTTTATGCTTTTAACACTTGCGGGTGGGCTTCCTTGGACCAGCGTTTGGGGAGAAGGTTTTAAAACAGTACAAAAACTAACAAATTCTGGTTATCCCAAAGATTATTCTGGTAAAAAACTTTATTCACTGAAAGAAAATACACAAAAAATAAGTTTGGATGAGATGGTTATAACAGCTAATAAATTAGACTTAAAAGGAAGTGTATCTTTAAGTATTCCTCCTAATAAAAAAAGCGTGTATACGATTAAAAATAAAGCGCAAGATTTATATGAGCAAAAAGTATTTCATTATGATCAATACTCACAAAAACTTATCAAATCTTTTACCTGGAATGATGTAGGTTCTATGATGCAGAGCAGACAATGGTTAATGCGTTTTCATCAAGGTTTATTCGGACTTTGGAACTGGATTTTAATGTTAGTTGTTTCTTTATTATTCTTTTTATCTGGTATTGCTGGAATTGTTTCGTATTATTTACGAAAAACAAAAAATGACTTTTCTATTCCTGCTGTGCCTATACAATTTAAAGTAGGCAAGGGAATTATCGTAATTCTTCTATTCTTATGTGTATTTTTTCCATTATTTGGTGCGAGTGTTTTGTTAATTGTAATTTTTGAGTTTATAAAAAAATATTTATTTGAAAGAAAAAAGTAAATCATTTTAAATGATTTATTTTATATTCTATTTTATAAATCAATAAAAAATCTGTTTTTCTCTAAATATACTATGTCATCTTTTATCACAAGTACAAACAATAATAAGATGACAAATACAAATAATAAAAATGAAAAAAAAGAGATGATGATGTCTTTCATTATCTGACCTTTTGGTAAAAAATCCTTAGCTCTATTAAATAAGACGAAATATTTGCAAAAAACGGACATATAAATAAGATATCTTTTATAATTTGATATCCATAGAATTAAGGCTCTCAAAATTTATAAGTGAATAATAATCAATGATATATTTAAATTAAAAATATTAAAATAATTTCAAAATTTGAAAAACTTGACAAAAGAATAAACATATGTTAATATCTTCATATGTAAAAAATACCATATGAAGGAATATTATGAAAAAAACATTTAAAGCGGAGAACATTTCTTGTCAGAATTGTGCAAATTTAATTAAAGGTTCATTGCAAGATGATTTTGGAGAAATTAGTGTTAATTTGGAGACTAATCCTAAAGAAGTGAGTCTTGACATTGAAGCTTCAAAAGAAGAAGAATTTAAAAGTGAAATGGCCGATATTGGTTTTAAGATTATAGAAAACTAAGATGGGTGAAGATACAAAACTTCTTCGCTCTTGTTGTGAAGATGAATCTTATTTAGAAGAAATTCAAAACTCTTTACCAAAAGAAGAAGAACTTCCTTCTATTACCTGTGTGTTTAAAGCATTAAGTGATCCTGTAAGAGTAAAAATACTCTATGCTTTGCTTAATTATGAGATCTGTGTAGGTGAAATGGTAAGAGTGCTTGATTTACCTCAGTCACATGTCTCACATCAACTTAAGATTTTAAGAGAAAAAAACATTGTCACTTTTAGAAAACATAAAAAAATGTCTTTTTATAGCATATGCAATAACGACATCAAAAGTTTATTAGAGACTGTTTTAAAAAGTAGCGCTGACAAAGGATAAAAATGAAGAATGAAAACATTAAATTAAATATATCGGGTATGACTTGTGTTAATTGCAGTAATGGAATTAAAAAAGTAACTTCTAAAATGAAAGGTCTTATTAGCTCAGAAGTCAGTTTTGCGAATAATTCTGGCGAATTTGTAGTTGATACTGAATTTTTAGATAAATCCAAACTCATACAAAAGATAAAATCTCTTGGTTATGATGTAGTTGAAAATTTACATGCGCTGGAAGAGAATAAAGAAAAAGCCTATGTAAACTTACGAAATATGTTTATTTTCTCTTTTATTTTAACAGCCGCTATGTTTTATTTAATGTTTAGACCTTTAGGAGATAATACTCAAACAATCGTTTTTGTTTTAGCTACTTTTGTGCAGTTTATTGCAGGTGGGCGTTTTTATGTACTTTCTTATCAGGCATTAAGTCATAAGAACTATGATATGAATGTACTTGTGGCATTGGGAACTTCTGCTGCGTATTTTTATTCTGCTTTTGTGGTTTTATTTTCAGAGCTGATTCCAGAAAATATGCGTTTTGTTTATTTTGATGGGGCCAGTGTTATTATAACTTTTGTATTATTGGGACGTTTATTAGAAGAGCGTTCACGTGCACGTGCCAGTGATTTTTTAAAAAACCTTATGGATTTAAGTCCTGTAAATGCTAACTTAATACAAGAAGATGGAAGTATTAAAGAAATAGCTGCAAAAGACTTACAAATAAAAGACAGGGTTTTAATTAAACAAGGCGAAAAAATATCTACAGATGCTCTTATTATTGAAGGAAATGCGCAAATTGATGCTTCTATGATTACAGGGGAGTCTTTAGCTGTATATAAAGAAGAAGGCGATGAAATTATTGCAGGAACTATTAATATACAAGGGACATTAAAAGTAGAGGTTTTAAAACGCTCCACAGATACCCAACTTTCAAAAATTATTGAATTATTAGCCAAAGCACAAAGCAAACAAATGCCTATTGCTAGGTTTGCTGATAAAGTAGCTAATGTATTTGTGCCTATTGTTATTCTAATAGCTCTTGCCACTTTTATTTTGTGGTACTTTTTTGTAGGCGATACTTTGAGTGCAATACTTGCTAGTATTTCTGTACTTATTATTTCTTGTCCTTGTGCTCTTGGTCTTGCTACTCCAATTGCAATAGTAAGCTCTGTTGCAAAAGGGGCTAAAGAAGGAATCTTAATTAAAAACCCTGAGGTCTTAGAAATAATAAAAGACATACATTATGCGGTATTTGATAAAACAGGTACGTTAACCAAAGGTGAGATAAGTATAAAAGAGATTCTAATTGATAAGGGTCATATAGAAGATATTGCAAGTATTGAGCTTTTAAGTGAGCATCCTATTTCTAAAGCCATTGTTAAATATGCAAAAAACAATAATGTAGAAATGAATAAAGTTGTTGAAAACTTAAAAACAATTGCTGGTATGGGAATGGGTGCTAATATAGAAGGAAAAGAAATCTTTATTGGAAATATGCCTTTAATGAAAAAACATGATGTAATGATTCCCAAAGAGAAAGAAGACTTTTATAATGAAACCTTGACAAAAGGAAATGGAGTTATTCTTTTAAGTGTTGATAAAATATGTATAGGGGTTATAAGCTTAGAAGATAAATTAAAAGAGGGTGCAATAGAGTTAATAACTACTTTAAAGAAAAGAAATATTAAACCCGTACTATTAACAGGGGATAATGAAATAACGGCTAAAAGTGTAGCAGGTATTTTAGGAATAGAAGAAGTATATGCACAAGTATTACCCAATGAAAAATATGAAATCATTAAAAAACTGCAAAAGAAATCAAAAGTGATGTTTATAGGAGATGGATTAAATGACTCTATTTCTATTAAACAAGCTGATATTGGAGTAACTTTAAATTCTGGTTCTGATATTACTAAAGATGCAGGTGATATAATTTTAATGAACAATGATATAAAAATGGTAGAAAAAAGCATTGATTTGTCTTTTAAAACCATGAGAATTATAAAACAAAATCTTTTTTGGGCCTTTTTTTACAATGCTTTAGGTATTCCTTTAGCCGCTGGTGTTTTATATCCGTTTTTTGGAATTTTATTAAGTCCTATGTATGCAGGTATGGCTATGAGTTTTTCTTCTGTAATAGTTGTTTTAAATTCTTTACGATTAAAACTTTCATAAAAAAGTCTTGTTAAGACATGGTTAAGATAAAGTTCATATAGTATTAAAAGAAGCATGTAATAATTTTAAATCAAAAACATCTTAGGGTGTTTTAATTTAAGGACAAAATATGAAAAAAAGAATTATTACAGGAATGCTTATTTCTGCTGTTTTAGCTTCAGGTGTATTTGCAGGATCAATGCATAAAAAAGATGACAATCATAAGGGAAATTTTAAAAAATACCATATGATGAAACAAGGGAAAAAGATGCCCTTCTTTTCAAGCCTAAAAAAAGTATATTTAAGTGAACAACAAAAAACTGAGATTAAAAAGATTATGGGTGAACATAAACGAACATCATTTACCAGTGATGCTTTTACATCTACTTCTTTTGATAAAAGTAAGTATATCTCTCTTGTAAAAAACAAAAAAGAAAAGATGTTAGAATCAAAAGCCAATTTAATTGAAAAAGTATATGCAGTATTAAATACAAAACAAAAAGAAGAACTAAAAAAACGATTGGATGATAAAAAAGAAAGAATGTTATCACGACATAACAAAAGGTTTAATAATGACAAAGATATTAATGGTTGAAGACGATAGTGAGTTAGCAGAAATGTTAACTCAATATCTTTTAAAATTTAATATAGAAGTAACAAATTTTGAAGATCCTTTTTTAGGACTTAGTGCTTTAAAAATAAATAAATATGATTTGGTGATTTTGGATTTGACTCTTCCCGGAATGGATGGTTTGGATGTATGTAAAGCTATTTTAGAAAATCATGATATTCCTATTATTATTTCAAGTGCGAGAAGTGATATCAGTGATAAAGTTTCTGCTTTACAATTAGGGGCTGATGATTATTTGCCTAAACCTTATGATCCAAGAGAGTTAGAAATACGAATTAAAACCATTCTTAGGCGTTTTAATAAAAGTATTAAAATAAAAGAAGAGAAAAAAATCTTTGTTCTAGATGAAGAGAAAAAAACAATCAAAAAAAACAATCTTGTACTTAAATTAACAGCTGCTGAATATGAAGTACTGTCTTTGTTTTTGAAACGAGTGGATTTTATTATCTCAAGAGAAGACATATTTGAACATTCAAATTTATTA
This genomic interval from Campylobacteraceae bacterium contains the following:
- a CDS encoding flavin reductase family protein, whose translation is VISANPPMLIFSPVNRGKDASKKDTLLNIEETKEVVINIVNYEMVQQMSLSSADYPRGVNEFEKAGFTMLESEKIKPFRVKEAPVQFECIVKDIIHIAPNGGAGNLIICEIVKMHFNKNILTPKNRIDPYKIDLVARAGGNFYSRAQTGYFEIAKPFAALGIGFENLPKEILNSEILSGNDLGKLASVEVLPKEEEIKDFKNNIKSDINSHELAKAYLEKDEIMKAWLVLL
- a CDS encoding histidinol-phosphate transaminase, producing the protein MNFNSVLDNCKTYEAGKPIELLVREYGINAKDVIKLASNENPYGTSPKVVKKLQELSSSVFMYPDDSMYELKEALASKYEVEKDNIIIGSGSDQLLNFCVKAKCNENSKMLMSKTTFALYEIYGKQVGCKILKTKDDEHNLAQFLEVYKKEGADIIFLCLPNNPLGECLDKKDVYNFLNEIDSNTLVIVDGAYQEYASYKDKNKKINPHDLISTYSNCIYLGTFSKAYSLGGLRVGYGIASKEIISYLHKLRPPFNITNLSLAGAIEALKDEEFVSACIVKNFEEMKRYEDYAKEKGFSFIESYTNFITLKFDALYVASKVADALLKKGIIIRDLSPYSLNAIRITIGRKEQNTRVFEVLDEILPSCK
- a CDS encoding phenylalanine 4-monooxygenase; the protein is MKGNSKYTSKLMDENGYIEWSKEENETWSLLIKRQMKCIKGKACDEFIEGLDKLNLPMDKIPQLKDVSAVMYENTGWLCEAVPALISFDKFFDLLANKKFPVATFIRTKEDFDYLTEPDIFHEIFGHCGMLTNKAFADYTHKFGVLGLAASKEDRVYLARLYWFTIEFGLMKKNDEIKIYGGGILSSPKETLHIYNKESKIYDLNVLDVFRTPYRIDIIQPVYHAINSIDDLFDISNMDLMSLVEKAKKLGLYKATFAPKNKIAS
- a CDS encoding 4a-hydroxytetrahydrobiopterin dehydratase, producing MSELSIQKCEACNADAPKVSDEELKSLMKMIPAWTPIVVDNVMQLQRVYSFKNFKEALAFTNKVGVLAEKEFHHPGILTEWGKVTVTYWTHAIKGLHKNDFICAAKTEDLLTQ
- a CDS encoding sodium-dependent transporter, translated to MNKFTRIGFILAAAGSAVGLGNIWKFPYVTGEFGGGAFVIVYLLAIVFIGLGVFIAESLMGQHTEADVSTAFVKMSKSNNPNWKYAGFMILAGMLILSFYSVVLGWILNYVVTSFSSLPTESGAAGATFGALTKDVGTQIFYHTLIAGTVIFIVLRGIKEGIEKVNLILMPLLAVILFGLLLYAISLDSFSKAVSFMFVADWSKIDEHALLAALGQAFFTLSLATGTMLTYSASLPKDANFVKTSFTVAFIDTMVAIVSGLIIFTFLFEAGAPSAAGPGLVFISLPVIFSGWGMLGQVIAISFFIALVFAGITSAVSMIEPALLFFTERFNMTRKKATILCGSIFYSLGIIALLSMSDAWGESLTFFGKNAFDWMDFISSSILMPLGAIVTCIFIGFFVDKNILEEKFVKHTSIVVFKIWYTLVKYIIPLAVLFLFANKLGII
- a CDS encoding PepSY domain-containing protein, translated to MQSKNNYTKHLHKWMWKWHFIAGIILMPVILFLIITGTLYLFKKIYEDYSFASMQKVQPSAIVLSYEKQREIVEKHTGIKVSFLIVSKDKNKATAFEIGKWSKKTTVYINQYTGEIQGSIKIKDTLMHKIKKLHGNLLLGYYGEKAVELTASWMVILILTGLYIWWPQKGWKLKGLFLIRRDAGKRIFYRDLHAVSAFWMSIFMLLTLAGGLPWTSVWGEGFKTVQKLTNSGYPKDYSGKKLYSLKENTQKISLDEMVITANKLDLKGSVSLSIPPNKKSVYTIKNKAQDLYEQKVFHYDQYSQKLIKSFTWNDVGSMMQSRQWLMRFHQGLFGLWNWILMLVVSLLFFLSGIAGIVSYYLRKTKNDFSIPAVPIQFKVGKGIIVILLFLCVFFPLFGASVLLIVIFEFIKKYLFERKK
- a CDS encoding heavy-metal-associated domain-containing protein, producing MKKTFKAENISCQNCANLIKGSLQDDFGEISVNLETNPKEVSLDIEASKEEEFKSEMADIGFKIIEN
- a CDS encoding winged helix-turn-helix transcriptional regulator → MGEDTKLLRSCCEDESYLEEIQNSLPKEEELPSITCVFKALSDPVRVKILYALLNYEICVGEMVRVLDLPQSHVSHQLKILREKNIVTFRKHKKMSFYSICNNDIKSLLETVLKSSADKG
- a CDS encoding heavy metal translocating P-type ATPase; the encoded protein is MKNENIKLNISGMTCVNCSNGIKKVTSKMKGLISSEVSFANNSGEFVVDTEFLDKSKLIQKIKSLGYDVVENLHALEENKEKAYVNLRNMFIFSFILTAAMFYLMFRPLGDNTQTIVFVLATFVQFIAGGRFYVLSYQALSHKNYDMNVLVALGTSAAYFYSAFVVLFSELIPENMRFVYFDGASVIITFVLLGRLLEERSRARASDFLKNLMDLSPVNANLIQEDGSIKEIAAKDLQIKDRVLIKQGEKISTDALIIEGNAQIDASMITGESLAVYKEEGDEIIAGTINIQGTLKVEVLKRSTDTQLSKIIELLAKAQSKQMPIARFADKVANVFVPIVILIALATFILWYFFVGDTLSAILASISVLIISCPCALGLATPIAIVSSVAKGAKEGILIKNPEVLEIIKDIHYAVFDKTGTLTKGEISIKEILIDKGHIEDIASIELLSEHPISKAIVKYAKNNNVEMNKVVENLKTIAGMGMGANIEGKEIFIGNMPLMKKHDVMIPKEKEDFYNETLTKGNGVILLSVDKICIGVISLEDKLKEGAIELITTLKKRNIKPVLLTGDNEITAKSVAGILGIEEVYAQVLPNEKYEIIKKLQKKSKVMFIGDGLNDSISIKQADIGVTLNSGSDITKDAGDIILMNNDIKMVEKSIDLSFKTMRIIKQNLFWAFFYNALGIPLAAGVLYPFFGILLSPMYAGMAMSFSSVIVVLNSLRLKLS
- a CDS encoding response regulator transcription factor; amino-acid sequence: MTKILMVEDDSELAEMLTQYLLKFNIEVTNFEDPFLGLSALKINKYDLVILDLTLPGMDGLDVCKAILENHDIPIIISSARSDISDKVSALQLGADDYLPKPYDPRELEIRIKTILRRFNKSIKIKEEKKIFVLDEEKKTIKKNNLVLKLTAAEYEVLSLFLKRVDFIISREDIFEHSNLLNSDYDNVGSLSVIINRIRHKIEENTKDPKYLHTIRGMGYKFTQ